One genomic segment of Acidimicrobiia bacterium includes these proteins:
- a CDS encoding AEC family transporter: protein MGDLLPIFVDILLPVFALVGIGLVVGGRMGLDPAPLAKVAYYVLAPAFFLDLLRRADIETAVVTQMAVVMVVTTAILSLLGLVAGRLFHWGYSITAATVLIAVFGNVGNFGIPIVAFAFGEEALPLAGVSFLIINFAAFMIGVTAATWRTSSPGRALFRAITTPTVAVLPIALVLNVNDIGLPLFADRAIELMANAMIGVMLVTLGIQLAGMERPRLTTGVWVASGLRLVAAPAIAATASTVFGLSGDPAGVTVLQSAMPAAVFAALIAIEHDLEPDFVTTVVLVSTVASALTLAATIALLGAV from the coding sequence ATGGGCGACCTGCTTCCTATCTTTGTTGACATTTTGTTACCGGTCTTCGCACTGGTCGGGATCGGTCTCGTCGTGGGCGGACGGATGGGCCTCGATCCGGCTCCCCTTGCCAAGGTTGCCTATTATGTCCTTGCCCCCGCCTTTTTCCTCGACCTCCTGCGGCGGGCAGACATCGAGACTGCGGTGGTCACTCAAATGGCAGTCGTCATGGTGGTCACCACGGCAATACTGTCGCTGCTCGGTCTGGTGGCGGGACGACTTTTTCACTGGGGTTACTCGATCACCGCCGCGACGGTTCTGATCGCAGTATTCGGCAATGTCGGCAATTTCGGCATACCAATCGTCGCTTTTGCCTTCGGAGAGGAGGCACTCCCACTCGCCGGAGTCTCGTTTCTCATTATCAACTTCGCCGCATTCATGATCGGAGTGACGGCGGCGACCTGGCGTACTTCCTCACCCGGACGGGCGCTGTTCAGGGCCATCACGACCCCGACGGTCGCCGTGCTCCCTATCGCGCTGGTGCTCAACGTCAACGACATCGGCCTGCCTCTCTTCGCCGATCGGGCGATCGAACTGATGGCCAACGCCATGATCGGGGTCATGTTGGTAACGCTCGGTATTCAGTTGGCCGGCATGGAACGTCCTCGACTGACCACCGGCGTGTGGGTGGCCTCAGGCCTCAGGCTGGTAGCTGCCCCGGCCATTGCGGCGACGGCTTCGACAGTATTCGGTTTGTCCGGCGACCCGGCCGGAGTAACGGTTCTCCAATCAGCGATGCCGGCCGCCGTATTCGCGGCGCTCATAGCCATCGAGCACGACCTGGAACCGGACTTTGTTACCACAGTCGTACTGGTTTCGACCGTGGCCAGCGCCCTTACCCTCGCCGCCACCATCGCCCTCCTTGGGGCTGTCTAG
- a CDS encoding argininosuccinate synthase yields MKKVVLAYSGGLDTSVILTWLKEEYDVEVVAYTADVGQGEEVAEAKAKAMATGAIEAIAEDLTEEFVGEYVFPALRANAIYEGHYLLGTALARPVIAKGLVRAAEATGADGIAHGATGKGNDQVRFEVSAYALKPDIKVIAPWREWKLRGRADCVAYAEARGIPVPVTKEKPYSMDANLLHISYEGGVLEDPWVGPPKGMFKMTVDPEDAPDQAEIVTVTYDQGDPVAVNGEALGPAALLTRLNEMAGAHGVGRVDIVENRFVGMKSRGVYETPGGTVLHFAHRAVESLTLDREVMHLRDSLIPRYAAMVYNGFWFSPEREALQSFVDTTQHRVSGEARLRLYKGGVYVEGRRSDYRLYDQATVTFEEDDVYDQADAAGFIRLNALRLRRSAEARLGQGE; encoded by the coding sequence ATGAAGAAAGTAGTACTTGCATATTCCGGGGGGCTTGATACCTCGGTGATTCTCACCTGGCTGAAAGAGGAGTACGACGTCGAAGTCGTGGCGTACACGGCCGACGTCGGGCAAGGCGAAGAGGTGGCCGAAGCCAAAGCCAAGGCGATGGCGACAGGAGCCATCGAGGCCATTGCCGAAGACCTGACTGAGGAGTTTGTTGGTGAGTACGTGTTTCCTGCCTTGCGAGCCAATGCCATTTATGAAGGGCACTACCTGCTTGGAACCGCCCTGGCCCGACCGGTCATTGCCAAAGGGCTTGTCCGAGCGGCTGAGGCGACCGGTGCTGACGGGATCGCTCACGGGGCGACCGGAAAAGGCAATGACCAGGTTCGATTCGAGGTGTCCGCCTATGCGCTGAAGCCGGATATCAAGGTTATTGCCCCGTGGCGCGAATGGAAACTACGCGGCAGAGCCGACTGCGTGGCATACGCCGAAGCACGCGGGATCCCGGTCCCGGTCACAAAGGAGAAGCCGTACTCGATGGACGCCAACCTGCTGCACATCTCGTATGAGGGCGGCGTTCTGGAGGATCCGTGGGTGGGACCACCCAAAGGCATGTTCAAGATGACGGTGGACCCCGAGGATGCCCCCGATCAGGCTGAAATCGTAACGGTCACCTACGACCAGGGTGATCCGGTCGCGGTAAACGGTGAAGCGCTCGGACCGGCTGCTCTTCTAACCCGGCTGAATGAAATGGCCGGTGCGCATGGAGTTGGTCGGGTCGATATCGTTGAGAATCGGTTCGTCGGGATGAAGTCGCGGGGCGTCTACGAAACTCCTGGTGGAACGGTCTTGCACTTTGCCCACCGGGCGGTCGAATCCCTTACGCTTGATCGAGAAGTAATGCATCTACGGGACAGTCTCATACCTCGCTATGCGGCGATGGTGTATAACGGTTTCTGGTTCTCACCCGAACGCGAAGCGTTGCAGTCCTTCGTCGACACCACCCAGCACCGCGTGTCTGGTGAGGCACGATTACGGCTCTACAAAGGCGGGGTGTATGTCGAGGGACGTCGATCCGATTATCGACTGTATGACCAGGCAACGGTCACGTTTGAGGAGGATGACGTGTACGACCAGGCGGACGCCGCCGGGTTCATTCGTCTCAACGCCCTGCGCCTGCGTCGTTCGGCCGAGGCTCGTCTGGGTCAAGGGGAGTAG
- the argH gene encoding argininosuccinate lyase — MSTLWGGGFAEGPDALLWAYTVDTADHRLIFDDLRGSWAHVGMLGEQEIITAEEADQLQAGILELVEEVEAGEFLFLETDEDVHSATERRLIEKIGDLGRKVHTGRSRNDQIALDLRLYLGRSGVAQLRHLADMATVLVDQAERVGDVVVPSYTHLQQAQAVPLAHHLLAYAEMFRRDAERMQAAIYRTQVSPLGASASGGSSLPLDPATSARLLGWRWHFTNSMDAVASRDFVAEYVFVCAQTMVHLSRLAEEIILWTTAEFGWVSFPDTFTTGSSAMPQKKNPDVAELVRGRSAGVIGDLAAIMSLQKGLPMTYNRDLQEDKRIVFHADDVLAGSLRTLGAMLATAVFHPPAPNPEVTALDMAELLVGRGVAFRTAHEAVGGLLLTLASDGRTFAEATASDLANAHELFEPGDVARLDPIESVLHRVSPGGGSYGEVVKQIKRLRSLLAEVGN; from the coding sequence ATGTCGACTCTATGGGGAGGCGGGTTTGCCGAAGGCCCCGATGCACTGTTGTGGGCCTATACGGTTGACACCGCCGATCATCGACTGATTTTTGATGACTTGCGCGGCTCGTGGGCACACGTTGGCATGCTCGGAGAACAAGAAATCATTACAGCCGAAGAGGCCGACCAGCTACAGGCGGGGATTCTGGAGCTTGTCGAAGAGGTAGAGGCGGGCGAGTTTCTGTTTCTCGAAACGGATGAAGATGTCCACTCCGCAACCGAGCGGCGTCTTATCGAGAAGATTGGGGACCTTGGTCGCAAGGTTCATACCGGCCGATCGAGAAATGACCAGATCGCCCTAGACCTACGGCTGTACCTGGGTCGCTCCGGTGTTGCTCAACTTCGTCATCTCGCCGATATGGCGACCGTGTTGGTCGACCAGGCCGAGCGGGTCGGCGACGTGGTCGTTCCGTCCTACACGCACCTACAACAGGCACAGGCAGTCCCGCTAGCCCACCATCTCCTCGCCTATGCCGAGATGTTCAGGCGCGACGCCGAGCGAATGCAGGCCGCCATATACCGAACCCAGGTATCGCCGCTGGGCGCGAGCGCTTCGGGAGGCTCGAGCCTGCCGCTCGACCCGGCAACCTCGGCCAGGCTGCTCGGCTGGCGTTGGCACTTCACGAACTCCATGGATGCGGTCGCCTCGCGCGATTTCGTAGCCGAGTACGTTTTTGTCTGTGCCCAAACCATGGTCCACCTTTCCCGACTTGCCGAAGAAATCATCCTCTGGACGACGGCTGAATTTGGGTGGGTCTCGTTTCCCGACACGTTTACGACGGGATCGTCGGCCATGCCTCAAAAGAAGAACCCGGACGTAGCCGAACTGGTCCGGGGCCGGTCGGCCGGGGTAATTGGTGATCTGGCGGCCATCATGAGCCTTCAGAAGGGCCTCCCGATGACCTATAACCGTGACCTTCAGGAGGACAAACGAATCGTGTTTCATGCCGACGATGTCCTGGCCGGGTCTTTGCGAACCCTGGGAGCAATGTTGGCGACGGCGGTCTTTCATCCCCCGGCTCCCAACCCGGAGGTGACGGCCCTTGACATGGCCGAGCTACTCGTCGGGCGGGGAGTGGCGTTTCGGACTGCCCACGAAGCGGTAGGAGGGCTTCTCTTGACGTTGGCATCCGACGGGCGTACGTTCGCGGAAGCCACGGCTTCCGACCTTGCCAACGCTCACGAGCTTTTCGAGCCAGGTGACGTGGCCCGCCTCGACCCGATCGAGTCGGTGCTTCACCGTGTTAGCCCCGGCGGTGGGTCCTACGGGGAGGTCGTCAAGCAGATTAAGCGGCTTCGGTCACTTTTGGCAGAGGTTGGCAATTAG
- the argB gene encoding acetylglutamate kinase, whose amino-acid sequence MGKAKILMEAAPYIRAFKGKVVVIKYGGSAMTSEELRDSFAGDVTLLSLVGIRPVIVHGGGPQITRAMGQSGVEPVWVDGLRVTDAATIRVVQSVLAGEVNPDIVRLLSGHGAVAAGVTGIDGGLFTAVPKDDRLGFVGEIEAVDPTLVLAMLDQGIVPVVAPLARGKDGHAYNLNADTAAGALAEALSAEKLVYLTDVEGLYSDLGDEDTLLPRVGISELEDMIASGSASAGMVPKLRSCISAMKAGVRQAHILDGRVQHAVLLEIFTPEGIGTMVEVR is encoded by the coding sequence ATGGGCAAAGCCAAGATCCTCATGGAAGCGGCTCCGTATATCAGGGCGTTCAAAGGGAAGGTCGTCGTCATCAAATACGGTGGGTCGGCGATGACCAGCGAAGAGTTGCGAGATTCGTTCGCCGGAGATGTCACATTGCTCAGCCTGGTCGGTATCCGGCCGGTGATCGTCCACGGTGGCGGACCCCAAATCACCAGGGCGATGGGCCAGTCAGGTGTTGAGCCGGTGTGGGTTGACGGGCTGCGCGTCACAGACGCGGCCACGATCCGTGTGGTGCAATCGGTTCTGGCCGGCGAGGTCAATCCGGATATTGTCCGGTTGCTCAGCGGTCATGGGGCGGTCGCGGCCGGGGTGACCGGGATTGACGGAGGCTTGTTCACTGCCGTTCCCAAAGACGATCGCCTCGGATTTGTGGGCGAGATCGAGGCAGTGGACCCGACGCTCGTGCTGGCGATGTTGGATCAGGGAATCGTTCCTGTGGTTGCTCCACTTGCCAGGGGAAAAGATGGCCACGCCTACAACCTGAACGCCGACACGGCCGCCGGTGCGCTGGCTGAGGCCCTGAGTGCAGAGAAGCTGGTCTACCTTACCGACGTCGAAGGGCTCTACTCGGACCTCGGCGACGAAGATACCTTGCTTCCGCGGGTAGGGATTAGCGAGCTGGAAGATATGATTGCCTCGGGTTCTGCCTCAGCCGGCATGGTCCCCAAGCTCCGTTCTTGTATCTCGGCGATGAAAGCCGGCGTGCGCCAGGCCCACATCCTTGATGGCCGGGTTCAACATGCGGTCCTTCTTGAGATCTTTACACCCGAGGGTATCGGAACCATGGTCGAGGTCCGCTGA